The following proteins are encoded in a genomic region of Montipora foliosa isolate CH-2021 chromosome 10, ASM3666993v2, whole genome shotgun sequence:
- the LOC137973474 gene encoding zinc finger protein 721-like — MKWASCKRRYSRKNVGTKTHLKSHLKPHKGEKPFRCTQCGNCFTRSDALTRHIRTIHGNNYNGKQRGESSSKERFLQRVQKKHPRGNPGQAPSNCHSHKNCHTVKVTAQCKKCGKHILKSNIARHERIHSGQRPFNCIHCGKRFKDSTNAARHVDNVHKAGERSKGTLGVKGPISDIRSKQQQNTRKRLSDKIRPSTMIGQKGSLKIEQLKKVVQTGKKSSVCEFCGKRLSTFANLIRHVRIHTGEKPYQCRYCGFRFNDSSALKRHEARPHKETPSRKVIGKYATQATLSWNPVKRVAAQSKQSTRVSVDAQSLNKKRQQLCTTIPTGRGLFRCKQCKKCFRQRYRLEVHNRMHTGEKPYKCQYCDKWFSVSSNRSRHEEIHKRAMTIEENWQRRAVSQTRSQMKARGQKKNRFRCQQYKKCVSDNRQQHKKRQQDGLRSNLLGSQQKRQLVYCEHCSKYFSTKWHLARHKRTLTGEKPFRCKYCGKRFSDETNKGRHEVTHGKVAEVTRIQKAIHTNKASNQTHLSSDGNKGVKSLQSRNGLFKCAHCVKSFRKQSFLERHTRTHTGEKPFKCSYCDKWFRFKGNMQRHEKIHLRGAPVGKQEQTSRTHICWICSDSFRSELTLRKHYDDHMVHLNELEEQGEGST; from the coding sequence ATGAAGTGGGCGTCATGTAAGCGCAGGTACAGCCGAAAAAATGTTGGAACAAAAACTCACCTTAAAAGCCACTTGAAACCCCACAAGGGAGAAAAGCCATTCAGGTGTACACAATGTGGGAATTGCTTTACCCGTTCAGATGCGTTAACAAGGCATATCAGGACTATTCACGGTAACAATTACAATGGCAAACAACGTGGTGAGAGCTCAAGCAAAGAACGCTTTCTTCAACGCGTCCAGAAAAAGCATCCCCGAGGAAACCCCGGTCAAGCACCGTCCAATTGTCACAGTCACAAAAACTGCCACACAGTAAAAGTAACTGCTCAATGCAAAAAGTGCGGCAAACATATTCTGAAATCAAACATAGCGCGTCATGAAAGGATACATAGTGGTCAACGACCTTTTAATTGCATCCACTGTGGTAAGCGTTTTAAGGATTCAACAAATGCAGCACGGCATGTAGACAATGTACACAAAGCAGGGGAACGTTCAAAGGGTACACTCGGTGTAAAAGGACCTATTAGTGATATAAGAAGTAAGCAGCaacaaaacacaagaaagaGACTGTCAGATAAAATAAGACCAAGCACGATGATCGGTCAAAAAGGAAGTCTTAAAATCGAGCAACTAAAAAAAGTCGtacaaacaggaaaaaaatcaaGTGTTTGTGAATTTTGTGGAAAGCGTTTAAGCACATTTGCAAACTTAATAAGGCACGTACGCATTCACACGGGTGAAAAACCGTATCAGTGCAGATATTGTGGGTTTCGTTTCAATGACTCAAGTGCACTAAAGCGCCACGAAGCAAGACCGCACAAAGAAACTCCATCTCGTAAAGTGATTGGCAAGTATGCTACGCAAGCAACTCTTTCCTGGAATCCTGTCAAACGGGTCGCAGCACAATCGAAGCAAAGCACGAGGGTCAGTGTTGATGCTCAAAGTCTAAATAAAAAACGACAACAGCTGTGCACAACTATCCCCACTGGGCGCGGACTGTTCAGGTGTAAGCAGTGTAAAAAATGTTTTCGGCAAAGATATCGGTTGGAAGTACATAACAGGATGCATACAGGAGAAAAACCTTACAAGTGCCAATATTGCGATAAGTGGTTCAGTGTATCCAGTAATCGCTCAAGACACGAAGAGATCCACAAACGAGCAATGACAATTGAGGAAAACTGGCAACGCAGAGCTGTCAGCCAGACACGAAGCCAAATGAAAGCAAGAGGACAGAAGAAGAACCGTTTTCGATGCCAACAGTACAAAAAGTGTGTTTCTGACAACCGTCAGCAACACAAAAAGAGGCAACAGGACGGTTTACGCAGTAATTTGCTTGGAAGTCAACAGAAAAGACAACTTGTCTATTGTGAACATTGTAGTAAATACTTTTCCACCAAATGGCACCTAGCAAGACATAAAAGGACTCTCACGGGGGAAAAGCCCTTTCGATGCAAATATTGTGGTAAACGATTCAGCGACGAAACAAACAAGGGACGTCATGAGGTGACACACGGAAAAGTGGCAGAAGTGACGAGAATACAGAAagccattcacaccaacaaagCAAGTAACCAAACTCACCTTAGCTCAGACGGAAATAAAGGAGTTAAAAGTCTTCAATCGAGAAACGGACTCTTCAAGTGCGCCCATTGTGTGAAGAGCTTCCGCAAGCAGAGCTTCCTAGAAAGACACACAAGGACCCACACTGGCGAGAAGCCATTCAAATGTAGTTACTGTGACAAGTGGTTTCGTTTTAAGGGAAACATGCAAAGACATGAGAAAATCCACTTGAGAGGAGCACCTGTCGGGAAACAGGAACAAACTTCTCGAACACACATTTGTTGGATTTGCTCAGATAGTTTTCGTAGTGAGTTGACACTTCGTAAACATTACGATGATCATATGGTGCATCTTAACGAACTGGAAGAGCAAGGTGAAGGAAGCACTTGA